Below is a genomic region from Trichomycterus rosablanca isolate fTriRos1 chromosome 15, fTriRos1.hap1, whole genome shotgun sequence.
AAAAGTACAGAATCGTCagaaaaaaagtgtaaataaaaaagcgAAAAGTAAAAGgtcgctttaaaaaaaaaaaaaaccttttgaaCAATGCCggttaataatattaaagtcTCTACATTAAATGTTAGAGGTATTCAATCAACTGctaaaaaattagaaaaaataaataaattaagtaaaGAAAATCTAGATATTTTAAGCATTCAGGAAACACGTTTGTCTAGTATTTCTGATATGAATGTCACAGAGCAATCTTGGGTGTGTGGAAAATCTTTCTTTTCTATTGGTGAGAGTAAAGCTGATGGTATAGGGATCTTATTTTACACGTTTGATGTTAAAGTAGTTAGACTACGTGAAGTAATTCCTGGTAGACTTATGTATTTGGATTGTTTTTTATATGGAATTAAAATgagaataataaatgtatatacagcTCAAAGCAGGGCTAAAAAGATtcaattatttaattcattgaAACCTCTTCTATGTATTAAATTACCAATAATTCTATGTGGCGACTTTAACACTATTACAGATAAAAAAGATAAGATAACTCTtaaggaaaataaaatatataaagaagGTATTGTATTAAAGGAGATAATGGAAAATCATGAAATGTATGATATTTTTAGAACTATTTACCCAGACAAAATAGATTTTACAAGATTTGATAATACGTGTAAAACTAGAATtgatagaatatatatataaataaaaattttgacGTAATAACATATAATGCTAAACTTTTGCTAGAGACCGATCATTTAATGGTAATTGgagttttaaaattaaaatgtaatgatgtaataagttattggaaattaaatacacaaattttaaaaaatttacataaacaatgaaATGATAAAAATCAAATCATTAGATGTTTTAACTAGTGGTGAGAATGAATTATGGGAGGTATTTAAGAGtagaatgaaaaaaatatgcaaagttaaaagtaaacaaataaatatagaaaagaacaaaaaatatgaTTCTCTGATGAAAAGATACATCgaattaaaacttaaaagtgGTATATGTGAACAAGAAGAAAATGAATtagaaacaattaaaaatgagCTTAAAACTTTTAACGATGACCCATTAAAAAATCTACAAATGCAACTTGGTATTGATTCTGAAGAAACTCTAAATGCAACACAAATCGTCTCTAATTTtatacaaagaaagaaaatatcATTTATTGAATCTATTATGAATAAAGATGGAAAAATAgttacagaaaataaacaaataagagATACAATACATGAGTtatgtgtagaaatgtataAAGAAGTAGAAATAGACGACGATAAACTAAAATCCTTCCTCAGTCACAAATATGACAAAATGGATGAGTTGTTAAATAATCCAATTACAGAAGAAGATGTTATAACGGCTATAAATTCTCTTAATGTTAAAAAATCACCAGGAAAAGATGGTTTACCTTCTGaattttatttagcatttaaaGCAGAAATAGCTCCCTTTTTGAAAAGATTATTTAATGAAGGATTTAAGAGAGGTTTTATGTGTGACACATTTTATGAAggcattttgactttattatataaaaaaggtGATATGTCAGATATAAATAATTGGAGGCATATTACAATTATGAATGTAGATTATAAAATGTATGCTAAAATAATTATGAACagattaaataatgttttagaGAATATTATTGTCCAAGAACAGACATGTGCAGTAAAGGGAAGATTAATGTGGGATAACCTTAATACATTAAGAGAATTAGTATGTAGTtctgaaaaaaacttttatattgtaaaatttttttaaggttttaagAATGTATGGTTTTTctgaattttttattaatatggtTATGTGTTTGTATGCCAAATCAATGGtacaagttaaagtaaatgGTATTTTGACTGATCCTTTTCCAGTTTTGAGAGGGGTTAAACAAGGATGTCCACTCAGTGCAGCATTATATGTACTTGCAATAAGTCCgttaatacaaaaaataaaaaatgatgacAGGCTAAATGGAGTACAGTTAAATGATGAAAAACTTATTATAACTgcctatgctgatgatattactgtgtttattaaatcAAAAAAAGAATTGGATATAatttatgaacattttaaaaattatgaaGAAGCTTCTGGTGCGCAATTGAATCTACaaaagtgtgaatgtgtttggatAGGAAATGAAGAACAAAAATTTCAAGTTAATATTACAGAAAGACAACAAATAAAAATCTTAGGTGTTTACATTGATAATCAAAAATGTGTCGACTATAATTGGACTGAAAAGGAAAGGTGTATAAAAAATGAAGTAGGTAAGTTTGCTAATATTTCTCTGAGCTATAAAACCAAAATCGCAATAATTTAAACTTTTGTTCTTTCAAAAATCTTGTTTTTAGCATGCATTTTTCCACTTAATAATATATgggttaaaaaaattaataaacttaGTTGCAACTTTATTTGGGGAACAACTAGAGAAGTTACTAAACgagaattattatttaaaagtaagGAATTTGGTGGATTAGGTGCAATAGATTTaggaattaaaacaaaaattgcattttgtaaaattattGCATGTGGACTCCACAGACAAACTAAATGGATTGGAAAAACCTCaaattggaaggaaaaaaaagggaaaataagAAATCAAATCCCGTActataaattgttttttttcagattttatcacaaaatttaaaattgtaaatattGATTGGGTTAATTACTCTAATAAACAAATTTATAAacttattatagataaaatatatgGAAATCTAATAGATTATAGAGAACTACAACCCCACGAAAGCGAAGAAGTagtcaaaaatataaatagtaaaatgccAGAAACTATTAGAGATGTGGTATGGTTAATCTCTGTTCGAAGACTCCCAGTTAGAGCAGTTGTCAGTTGGAGTTGCTATGTTAAAACTAAGAAATGCCCTATGCCAAACTGTTGCGAAGACGAAACTTTAGAACATTTTTTATTAGAATGTTCTAGATCTAGAGAGGTCTGGACAAAAATGATTCTAATAGGAGCTGAtgtacaaataaatatgaaatatattgCTTTTGGATTGTTTAATAAAACTCTCTCAAAGATGGAAAAGGAAATATTAtggttaattattaatattgtaaaagtaaaattatggAAAACAAGATGTAAAATGACAATAGATCAAGTTTTTATTCCAAGTGAGATTGTTTTTAAATCAGTTTTAACAGAAATGAGGAGAAGACGGACTCTAGAAAAAAGAAATTCATACAAATGTGTCTGGGAGAAATAtagtttttgaaaaaaaatgaaattatgtAAGTTGATTCATGTATCTTTTGTTGATGAAGATTTGTCCctgtttattattgtaattatgtgattaaataaaaaaaaaaaaacatccagggtattactaaacccgccatccgccgtttggctcgccgtggcggtgtgaagcgtatttccggcttgatctacgaggagacccgcggtgtgctcaaggttttccttgagaacgtcatccgtgatgccgtcacctacaccgagcacgctaagagaaagaccgtcaccgcaatggacgtggtgtacgctctgaaacgccagggacgcaccctgtacggattcgggggttaaacgttcagacctccacgctaacacaacggctcttttaagagccacccatattTTCTACAAAAGAGAAAGTTCtcctgctttatttttattattattattattattagtagtagtacgttCACTGATGCGTAGATTTGCAAGTCACTCGTTTAGCCACAAAAGCTTGAAAGCATCATTATAAGAAAACAGCACATCcactgatgcatttttttttaatcaaatcaCTTATGTAGCCCTAAAAGCTTGGAATTATAATTAGTAGTTTTAGTATTACGTTTACTATCAGATCTCTCGTTTAGCCTTCATACGTGTTTGCatactaccaatgtacagccatactgtagatttcactacaatcattaacacgatctctgtgtaaaatacagtaaaacattgtgCCCGAATGCTTcgcttaaaaaacaaacaaaaaattatctatctaaATAATTATACtaactatatatttatatataaaatgttataaaatattgctattgattcttttatattcggttttaaaacatgtatcgaCCTCAGATTAAGCGGGAACAGACAACAAAGAACAGATTCTAGTGAATGGGGCAGAAGGGGGCGTGGAACGGTATGTTGTCTGTCCAATAGAAACCCAGGAGCTTGGACCAATCAGAGTTACGTGTTCCAACTTGGCTTACTCTGCATGCAGGGTTTATAAAGCGGGCGTGTAGCGCGTCTACATTCACTTGCAGTTTGTTCTAGAGGaaacagcagcatcatgccCGAACCATTAATTATTGCAAACATATTAGTTTAAGCTTAGCTCGAAAAGCAGCTTGGTTAGGGAATACTGATGAATGGGCCAAACTAAGAGGGAAGAAAAGGAAAGATGTTCCCTACTATAAACTCTTATATGGCGACTTTGTCGAAAAATATAGACTTTTGGAAATAAATTGGGTCACGCAGTCCaattaaataattcataaaGAAATTGCgaattacatttataatggTATGATACAGTTTAAAGACTGCACAAAAGAGGAAAATGAAAATCTTATCgatttattacaaaataaaataatatctagAAAAATGAAAGATACAATGTGGTTGTCAGCCTTAGGTAGATTACCGGTGAGAGCAGTAGTAAAGGGGAGTTGTTTTGTTAAAACTAACTTATGTCCAATGCCAAATTGCAACGAAAACGAAACAGTTGGGCATTTACTAGTAGACTGTCAACGCTCCAGAGAAATTTGGAATTGTATTAAGGACTTGGGATTAGATATAGAACTGTCTAGGAAAAACGTCATTTATGGTGGCTTTAACCTTGATAAACTATGTGGGAAAAGACTTTTGTATTGGATTGTGATTGCTGTAGTGGTGAATCAAATATGGAAAACTCGATGTAAAATGACAACTGAAAATGTGTATATTGATTGTGAAGATGTAGTTAAACAATGTATGGCcaaattaaaatgcatgaaaaaatgtaaaatgaaatctAAACGCATGACAATTCCATGGGACCTTTTTAATGGACTTTAGATAAACAGTGATTGAGTTTAATTAattctaaaagaaaatgtaaatattgtattattacatGAAATGTATCaattaatgtaatattaatgtaCGTGTATTATGTAAATGATAATTGTAATGTGATATAAATTTgtacaataaagtttatttaaaaacccGTATGAAGGCTAAACAAGAGATCTGATAGTAAACGTAATACTAAAACTACTAATGATAACGCAAAGCTTTTAGGGCTACATAAGtgaattgataaaaaaaaatgcatcagtgaatgtattatttttttcttataataataatttcaagcTTTTGGGGCTAAACGAGTGATTTGCAAATCTACGCATCAGTGaacgtactactactaataataataccaataataaagCATGAGAACTTTCTCTTGTAGAAaatatgggtggctcttaaaagagccgttgtgttagcgtggaggtctgaacgtttaacccccgaatccgtacagggtgcgtccctggcgtttcagagcgtacaccacgtccattgcggtgacggtctttctcttggcgtgctcggtgtaggtgacggcatcacggatgacgttctcaaggaaaaccttgagcacaccgcgggtctcctcgtagatcaagccggaaatacgcttcacaccgccacggcgagccaaacggcggatggcgggtttagtaataccctggatgttatcacggagaactttgcggtgacgcttagcgcctccttttccaagacctttgccgccctttcttttttaatattttatttaaacttcatcagagtacatggaaattacattacattatcaagacaatcatttacaattttaaaatcttccACAATTCAGAgtccttaaataaaacattcattgttcttattcttttcagttcagttcttatatttttataaacattctctGCTGAAACAAACTGTTGGTCAATAGTCATTCTGCATCTTGTTTTCCATAATTTAGActtcacaatacacagtactaaccacaataagtcatgtttatCTTTAGGCATGATTTCATCAAAAATACCGAAACAGACGGACTTCATATGAATATCAAGACCTAAATTTTCCATTTTGCTCCATACTTCTTGGGAACGATAACACTCTAGGATAAAATGTTCTAAAGTTTCCTCTGTCTGGCATTTTGGCATAGGGCACATGTTTGTCTTCACAAAACAACTCCACTTCACTACAGATCTCACTGGAAGTCTCCTCACTGCCAACCATGTAATATCCCTTAACTTCtcagatatttttttacataagatattatttacacattctttcttttcttcctctCTAAGGCCTCTAAAATCcactatattacaatatttcaaatcTACTATTAGCTTGTAAATCTTTTTATTAGAATCCTTAATCCAATCTatattcaaaacattaaatgtatttataaaatcaccataaattaatttataataaggaACTAAAGCTCTAGAGCGGCCTTTTTTCTGTTTCCAATTTGTGATGTTTCCAATCCAATCAGCTTGTCTGTAAATGCCATTTGCAATaattttacatacaaaaatttttgttttaatggaaaGATCAATTGCTCCTAGACCacccatttttttctgtttatataaaAGTTCACGCTTAGTTACTTCACGTGTTGAATTCCAAATAAAATTACAAcataatttattcatatttttaagccATTTATCTGTGGGAGGGAAAATACaggataaaaatattatttttgataaGATAAAGGTCTTAACcatatttattcttgttttataacttaaattacaatttttccatttactaaattcttctttaataatttgttctttttctttccagttATAATCTACACAGCCATTGTTATCAAAATATATACCTAGGACTTTAAGATGTTCAGTCTCAGGTACATCAATtggaaattttttattaatgtctccaatccacacacattctgattttaaaacattcagggTGGCTCCTGACACTTTCTCATATAaggagaaatgttcataaataatgtctaaatcttttcttgttttaatgaacacagtaatatcatcagcatatgcAGAAATTATAAATTGGTTGTCACCTAATCTAACTCCTTGTAGTCGTTTATCATTTCGAATTTTAGTAATTAATGGACTTAAGCCAAGAACATAAAGGGCAGCACTGAGGGGACAACCTTGTTTAACACCTCTCATGACTTGAAAACATTCTGTCAAATTACCATTAACATTAATCTGCACATTagattttatatacatacacttaatCATGCAATGAAATCATCAGaaaaattatacattttcaaAACTTCCCATAAATATTCTCTTGATACAAAATCAAAGGCTTTCTTCTGGTCCAAAGTGACCATATAAAAACTTTCACCACTCTCAAACACCAATTCCCtcgaaatatttaaattatcccACATTAGTCTTCCTTTGATAGCACAGGTTtgttctttaattattattgaatCTAATACATCTTCTAacctattcattattattttggcGAAAATTTTGTAATCGATGTTCATTAAGgttaagtgtctccaattattaatatcatttacaTCTCCCTTCTTATACAATAAAGATAAAACACCATCATAAAAAGTGTCATGCATATAACCTCTTTTTACACCTAAATTAAACACCCGTGTTAATAAAtttgaaaaaacaagaatatcaAAGTgataaaattcagatggcaaACCATCTTTACCAGGAGATTTTTTAAGATTCAGTTGTTTAATAGCAGACACCACTTCACATTCTTTAATACTTTCGCCTAAATAGTCATAGTTTGTATTATGTTTAAAGTCTAAGAaggattttaaagattttttatcAATTTCAATTTCCTTATACATATCTTCACACAAATCTTTAATAGTATTCATTATCTCTTTAGCATCTGTAACTACTGTACCATTTTTATCTTTGATAGAACTAATGTAAGCCTTTTGTCTTTTTTGGGAGTATAAATGAGTCACTTGAGATGAATTTAAAGTTTCATCAGAATTATATCCTATTTGAATTTGCAATTTTGTCAAGGACTCATTATTTAAGGTATCTATTTCTTTTCTTAAATCTGATAATTCATTATCTTCGTAATCCGTTAAAAaacgtttttgttttaaattaatatattttttcataatatagttataccttttattttttttctgatttaccATTTTACTTccgtgttttaaaaaatatttgatcTGAATTTTTAGAATTTCCCACAATTTACaatcattttttataaatacatttaaagacaTGATTCTAAACAACTCTTCTTTTAATCCCATGATTACTTCTGgatgctttaaaatatttatatttagtttccaataatttttactaatatcttttttaaaatcaatcttGGATAT
It encodes:
- the LOC134328342 gene encoding histone H4-like — translated: MMMALKVPATAVNHLVETRVNPAPTIHQNLLTRIQAVKTRHLSPNNPTNIRLKQGAEHKKWRKKTPEKTLKIRITKPAIRRLARRGGVKRISGLIYEETRGVLKVFLENVIRDAVTYTEHAKRKTVTAMDVVYALKRQGRTLYGFGG
- the LOC134328254 gene encoding histone H4-like; translation: GKGLGKGGAKRHRKVLRDNIQGITKPAIRRLARRGGVKRISGLIYEETRGVLKVFLENVIRDAVTYTEHAKRKTVTAMDVVYALKRQGRTLYGFGG